A stretch of the Paracoccus albus genome encodes the following:
- a CDS encoding plasmid pRiA4b ORF-3 family protein, which yields MDALGDVIQLKTRLLGISPMIWRRVMVPAIMTLHELHGVLQVAMGWESIHLYAFDIYAVQYGSFELMIGSPRVPLAQFSFRKNDKFSYTYDMGDGWVHEIRVESICTTDPKKSYPFCTGGSGPCPPEECGGPQGYLDRRDEADGYGAWQDFGVMAEWLDDLIKRDTTDLTVRDVLTDEVEAAMQRVVAREPYQAGKFSRKLVNQAFRDGRHRDLMHQQFG from the coding sequence ATGGATGCGCTCGGTGACGTTATTCAGCTGAAGACTCGGCTTTTGGGGATCAGTCCGATGATCTGGCGCCGCGTGATGGTTCCAGCAATCATGACGTTGCACGAGCTGCATGGGGTTTTGCAGGTGGCCATGGGATGGGAGAGCATTCATCTGTACGCCTTCGATATCTATGCGGTGCAGTACGGCTCCTTTGAATTGATGATAGGCAGTCCAAGAGTGCCGCTGGCGCAATTTTCGTTCCGAAAGAACGACAAGTTTTCCTACACGTACGACATGGGCGATGGCTGGGTGCATGAGATCCGCGTCGAGAGCATTTGCACTACTGACCCGAAGAAGTCATATCCGTTTTGTACCGGCGGCTCCGGGCCCTGCCCGCCTGAAGAATGCGGTGGCCCGCAGGGTTATCTTGATCGCCGCGATGAGGCGGATGGGTATGGTGCGTGGCAGGACTTCGGCGTGATGGCTGAGTGGCTGGATGATCTGATCAAGCGGGACACGACGGATCTGACAGTGCGAGACGTGCTGACCGATGAGGTCGAAGCCGCGATGCAACGTGTTGTTGCGCGAGAGCCTTACCAGGCAGGCAAGTTTTCACGAAAACTGGTCAACCAAGCATTTCGGGACGGGCGGCACCGCGATCTGATGCATCAGCAGTTCGGATAA
- a CDS encoding MBL fold metallo-hydrolase, translating into MTNDASQAREPLTFPFQDVPEFGDPVEIAEGIIWVRFPLPFALDHVNVYFIRDGEGWAVIDTGINTKPAIATWQAVLRDVLRGEPITRVIATHVHPDHIGLAGWLCERFDAPLLTSLSSYSESRLISLAPNETGSRQFFDFYVSHGMTAEGAGIVAIRGNEYLQLVYPLPRSYHRLVRADVLNIGHREFRVVTGEGHAAEQIMLYCHEESLLFCADQVLERISPNVSVSATDPNGDPLGHFLRSLRQLRQDIPAEVLVLPGHRRPFHGLHTRAAELEEHHEQRCDLIRRACTVAPQTVADLVPVLFPRKLDAHQMSFAFTETLAHVNRLVRRGELDPVQQDGLLAHRTSASI; encoded by the coding sequence ATGACAAATGATGCCTCGCAGGCCCGCGAACCCCTGACTTTTCCTTTCCAAGACGTTCCAGAGTTCGGAGACCCGGTCGAAATTGCCGAGGGAATCATCTGGGTCCGGTTTCCACTGCCCTTCGCTTTGGACCACGTCAACGTCTACTTCATTCGTGACGGAGAGGGCTGGGCGGTAATCGACACCGGGATCAACACGAAACCGGCGATCGCGACCTGGCAAGCCGTCCTGCGCGATGTACTTCGCGGCGAACCGATCACACGAGTCATTGCGACCCATGTGCATCCCGACCACATCGGATTGGCCGGGTGGCTGTGCGAAAGATTCGACGCGCCGCTGCTGACCAGCCTGTCCTCTTACTCGGAAAGCCGTCTGATTTCACTCGCCCCGAATGAAACCGGGTCGCGCCAGTTCTTTGACTTCTACGTAAGTCATGGAATGACGGCTGAAGGTGCCGGGATCGTAGCCATCCGGGGCAACGAATACTTGCAATTGGTTTATCCGCTCCCCAGGTCCTACCATCGGCTTGTTCGGGCGGACGTGCTTAACATTGGCCATCGGGAGTTCCGGGTTGTCACCGGTGAGGGGCACGCGGCTGAGCAGATCATGCTATATTGTCACGAGGAGAGTCTGCTCTTTTGTGCTGATCAGGTGCTAGAGCGGATTTCACCCAATGTCAGCGTCTCGGCCACGGACCCGAATGGCGATCCTCTCGGACATTTTCTGCGCAGCCTGCGTCAGCTCCGGCAAGATATTCCCGCTGAGGTTCTGGTGCTTCCCGGTCATCGACGCCCGTTCCACGGTCTTCATACCCGGGCTGCAGAACTGGAAGAACATCACGAACAGCGATGCGACTTGATTCGAAGGGCTTGCACCGTCGCACCGCAGACAGTTGCCGACCTCGTGCCGGTTCTGTTCCCGCGAAAGCTGGATGCGCACCAAATGAGTTTTGCCTTCACCGAGACCTTGGCGCATGTGAACCGGCTGGTGCGGCGGGGAGAGCTTGATCCGGTCCAGCAGGACGGTTTGCTGGCACACCGGACGTCAGCCAGCATTTGA
- a CDS encoding DUF1403 family protein — translation MTDSYAQDVRPTIPSIPRRVMSVSGESLEDVAFLSGAALAELHAVVTNPAPPHSLLRERLALGAATACAGFAGRMETAADLRDAVHLLRAGDHPGPAGALYLQWRRAVTRKASAKHLASVLPDHLAPHAAFWLKPGQGTPVAQAARVLEAILKGAPRAEAEALIMADAVLAQAMGWDHPVPLLAAGLPVRALRLTGDDLRLACHKAVTAKAQDAAIMALDLARRAGCLQALSPKLRAKGADAAIALFLSHDALSPSLALTGLMSDRAARRLCDRLVALGALRELTGRATFRLYGV, via the coding sequence GTGACCGATTCCTATGCGCAAGATGTTAGGCCGACAATACCCAGCATTCCGCGGCGGGTCATGTCCGTATCGGGTGAAAGCCTTGAAGATGTGGCTTTTTTATCAGGTGCAGCACTTGCGGAACTGCATGCTGTGGTCACCAATCCCGCGCCCCCCCACAGCTTGTTGCGTGAACGTCTGGCCCTTGGTGCGGCCACTGCCTGTGCAGGCTTTGCAGGGCGGATGGAAACGGCAGCGGATCTGCGCGATGCGGTCCATTTGTTGCGCGCGGGCGATCATCCCGGACCGGCAGGGGCGCTCTATCTGCAATGGCGCCGCGCGGTGACGCGCAAGGCCAGCGCCAAACATCTGGCCAGTGTCCTGCCCGATCATTTGGCCCCGCATGCAGCTTTCTGGCTCAAACCGGGGCAGGGCACGCCCGTCGCCCAAGCCGCCCGCGTGCTCGAGGCTATCCTGAAAGGCGCCCCGCGCGCCGAGGCCGAAGCCCTGATTATGGCCGATGCGGTTCTGGCGCAGGCGATGGGATGGGATCATCCGGTGCCGCTTCTCGCCGCCGGTCTGCCCGTGCGCGCCTTGCGTCTCACGGGCGATGATCTGCGTCTGGCCTGTCACAAGGCGGTCACCGCGAAGGCGCAGGACGCGGCCATCATGGCGCTGGACCTCGCGCGTAGGGCAGGGTGCTTGCAGGCACTATCCCCGAAACTGCGCGCCAAGGGTGCCGATGCCGCGATTGCGCTGTTTTTGTCCCATGATGCGCTGTCCCCTTCGCTGGCGCTGACGGGCCTGATGTCGGATCGCGCCGCAAGGCGGCTTTGCGACAGGCTCGTGGCTCTGGGCGCATTGCGCGAACTCACGGGCCGCGCCACATTCCGTCTTTACGGTGTGTAG
- a CDS encoding tyrosine-type recombinase/integrase, translating to MGSLTNNSTKIEGSDAPEDEISRSPSDDAPNDDEHNEREQAESESIALPAHVAGSGTLDRLIDTARGYAEASTAENTNKAYAADWKHFTRWCRLKGTDPLPPSPEMVGLYMADLAASTGKTPALSVSTIERRLSGLAWNYTQRGFTLDRKDRHIATILAGIKRKHARPPVQKEAILPEDIQAMVATLPYDLRGLRDRAILLIGYAGGLRRSEIVSLDVHKDDTPDSGGWIEIMEQGVLLTLNAKTGWREVEIGRGSSDQTCPVHALEQWLHFAKIDFGPVFVRCSRDGKRALETRLSDKHVARLIKATVLKSGIRADLPEAKRLAMFSGHSLRAGLASSAEVDERYVQKQLGHSTAEMTRRYQRRRDRFRVNLTKAAGL from the coding sequence ATGGGCAGTCTCACAAATAACAGTACCAAAATCGAGGGCTCCGACGCCCCAGAGGACGAGATTTCGCGTTCACCGTCCGATGACGCGCCGAACGATGACGAGCACAACGAGAGAGAACAGGCAGAAAGTGAATCAATCGCCCTGCCTGCTCATGTCGCCGGCTCCGGCACCCTCGACCGGCTGATCGATACGGCGCGCGGATACGCCGAAGCTTCAACGGCCGAAAACACCAACAAAGCCTACGCCGCCGACTGGAAACACTTCACCCGCTGGTGCCGGCTGAAAGGAACGGATCCCCTGCCCCCCTCGCCCGAGATGGTGGGGCTTTATATGGCCGACCTTGCCGCATCGACGGGGAAGACCCCTGCTCTGTCGGTCTCCACCATCGAGCGGCGTCTCTCCGGTCTTGCCTGGAACTACACACAGCGCGGGTTCACGCTGGATCGCAAGGACCGGCACATCGCGACGATCCTGGCCGGGATCAAGCGCAAGCACGCCCGCCCGCCGGTCCAGAAGGAAGCGATCCTGCCGGAGGATATCCAGGCGATGGTGGCCACCCTGCCCTACGATCTGCGTGGTCTCCGGGACCGGGCGATCCTTCTCATTGGATATGCTGGCGGTCTCCGTCGCTCCGAAATCGTCAGTCTCGATGTGCACAAGGATGACACTCCGGACTCCGGCGGCTGGATCGAGATCATGGAACAGGGTGTTCTGCTAACGCTAAATGCCAAAACCGGGTGGCGCGAGGTCGAGATCGGACGCGGTTCATCCGACCAGACCTGCCCCGTCCACGCCCTTGAGCAATGGCTACACTTTGCAAAGATCGACTTCGGACCAGTCTTCGTGCGGTGTTCGCGGGATGGGAAACGCGCCCTGGAGACGCGCCTTTCCGACAAACACGTCGCCCGGCTGATCAAGGCGACCGTCCTCAAGAGCGGCATCAGGGCCGATCTGCCGGAGGCGAAACGGTTGGCAATGTTCTCCGGCCATTCCTTGCGCGCCGGGCTCGCATCGTCAGCAGAAGTCGATGAACGCTACGTTCAAAAGCAACTCGGTCATTCTACTGCGGAGATGACCCGACGGTACCAGCGCAGGCGCGACAGGTTCCGGGTCAATCTGACCAAGGCAGCGGGGCTGTGA